In one window of Clarias gariepinus isolate MV-2021 ecotype Netherlands chromosome 10, CGAR_prim_01v2, whole genome shotgun sequence DNA:
- the si:ch211-153b23.7 gene encoding TNFAIP3-interacting protein 3 has product MDGSSLSSQSEEESSKQLSVSKEINEQTSLQSRQVEDLAQTERLISGEEHLTLITESMSITSADQEKLQLLNKNTELRRLNKELMKLNEDWDHIYRSTTTGLQQRVADLEQESLALKQLNSRLLIKVEHEQNKSDYYEHTLMQELKKNQHLQEYIRLLENRLQHTDTLKDWGLGTQNMSAVISPPEAHVLELSSKSSTSTALSLDLHHRTRSSRAHPESREKQNDAIKEVQDLKEQLEALRCQTKIYEADYKIEQKDHERMLQENKRLRRREGEMRQQMALLQEQLKVYEDDFHKERSDKQLLQRLLMKKAPVGQEPALIHRCNNDQERPRGERRRIREEQRAAVMCPKHCENRGHLEYP; this is encoded by the exons ATGGATGGAAGCTCATTATCATCACAGTCAGAGGAGGAATCTTCAAAACAGCTGTCTGTTTCCAAAGAAATCAATGAACAAACATCACTCCAGTCACG ACAAGTGGAGGATTTGGCCCAAACAGAGAGACTAATCTCTGGAGAGGAACACTTAACATTAATCACAGAAAGCATGTCAATTACATCTGCAGACCAGGAGAAACTTCAACTTCTTAACAAAAACACAGAGCTTCGCAGACTCAACAAAGAG CTTATGAAGCTAAATGAGGACTGGGACCATATCTACCGTAGCACAACTACAGGCCTGCAACAGCGCGTGGCAGATCTGGAACAAGAAAGTTTAGCCCTCAAGCAACTCAACAGCAGACTCCTCATCAAAGTGGAACATGAACAG AATAAAAGTGACTACTATGAACACACGCTGATGcaagagctaaaaaaaaatcagcatctTCAAGAATACATCCGCCTCCTGGAGAACCGTCTTCAACACACTGATACCCTGAAAGACTGGGGCTTAGGAACTCAG aATATGTCAGCTGTTATCAGCCCACCAGAAGCTCATGTCCTGGAGCTAAGTTCAAAATCTTCAACTTCCACTGCTCTGTCTCTGGACCTCCACCACAGGACTAGGTCCAGCCGTGCACATCCTGAAAGCCGCGAGAAGCAGAATGATGCCATTAAGGAGGTTCAGGACCTTAAGGAGCAGCTGGAAGCCTTAAGGTGCCAG ACTAAAATCTATGAAGCAGACTATAAAATTGAGCAGAAGGACCATGAACGCATGCTCCAAGAGAACAAGAGGCTCCGGCGTCGTGAGGGCGAGATGCGGCAGCAGATGGCGCTGTTGCAAGAACAG CTGAAGGTATATGAGGATGACTTTCATAAGGAGCGCTCAGATAAGCAGCTTCTTCAGCGGCTTCTGATGAAGAAAGCACCAGTGGGGCAGGAGCCAGCACTAATCCACCGCTGTAATAATGACCAGGAGCGGCCAAGAGGAGAGAGAAGAAGGATAAGAGAGGAACAGAGGGCAGCTGTCATGTGTCCAAAACACTGTGAGAACCGAGGACACCTAGAGTATCCCTAA